One genomic window of Ilyobacter polytropus DSM 2926 includes the following:
- a CDS encoding heavy metal translocating P-type ATPase, with product MNKKFKIDGISCQACVARIEKAVGKIKGVDSTTVNPISEILTVEADEKKVSSEDIKKIVSDLGYGIKERETKLNKATLKIDGMTCQACVKRVEKAVNKLEGVLDGNVNLTTEKLSVSYDENSVGLDEIKKAVVDAGYSIEEEKKINTVTLSIDGMTCQSCVSRIEKKTSQLLGVETINVNLATEKALVEYRKNEIKLSEIVKFINELGYKAVKEDTVKDLDGDKKQKELQNEWKKFIIAILFALPVFYISMGHMMGMPVPRIINPENNPMNFALIQLLFSIPVILIGKRFYVTGIKLLFKFSPNMDSLIAMGTGAAMIYSLYGTYMISSGNIEYVHFLYYESAVVILALIMLGKYLENVSKGRTSEAIKKLMGLQPKKASLIKNGDIVEVDIEDVEKGDILLVKPGESIPVDGEVTEGSSSVDESMLTGESIPMEKTPGSKVVGASINKNGSIKIRATAVGSDTALAKIVKLVEDAQGSKAPIARMADVISGYFVPVVIGIAIVSAITWYILGTTGKVVLSETPAIFSLSIFIAVLVIACPCSLGLATPTAIMVGTGKGAEYGILIKGGEALEMTHRVDTIVFDKTGTITEGKPKLTDVISSGELSDNEILKLAASAELHSEHPLGDAIVEGAKEKGLKFAKIEKFNSITGMGIEALVDEKNILVGNQKLMKTKGIEVNFTPEEDQLSKEGKTLMLVAADGKFQGVVAVADTVKKTSKEAVKILKEMGIKVAMITGDNALTAEAIAKEVGIEIVLSEVMPEDKSIEVKRLQKNGARVAMVGDGINDAPALAQSDVGIAVGSGTDVAIESADIVLMKSDIKDVASAIQLSHATIRNIKQNLFWAFAYNSMGIPVAAGVLYLITGHLLNPMIAGAAMAMSSVSVVTNALRLRFFKPKF from the coding sequence ATGAATAAAAAATTTAAAATAGATGGGATAAGTTGCCAGGCATGTGTAGCTAGAATAGAAAAAGCAGTAGGGAAAATAAAAGGTGTAGATTCGACAACTGTAAATCCTATTTCTGAGATACTTACAGTTGAAGCTGATGAAAAAAAAGTGTCGTCAGAAGATATAAAAAAGATTGTATCTGATCTAGGCTATGGTATAAAGGAAAGAGAAACTAAATTAAATAAAGCCACACTTAAAATAGACGGGATGACCTGTCAGGCCTGTGTAAAAAGAGTAGAAAAAGCGGTTAATAAATTAGAGGGAGTATTAGATGGGAACGTAAACCTCACAACAGAGAAACTTTCAGTGAGTTATGATGAGAATTCTGTAGGTCTAGATGAGATAAAGAAGGCTGTCGTAGATGCAGGATACAGTATAGAGGAAGAGAAAAAAATAAACACTGTGACTCTCAGTATAGATGGAATGACATGTCAAAGCTGTGTGTCTAGGATAGAGAAAAAAACCTCACAGTTACTAGGAGTCGAAACTATAAATGTAAATTTAGCAACAGAGAAAGCTTTGGTTGAGTACAGAAAAAATGAAATAAAACTTTCAGAAATTGTGAAGTTTATAAATGAACTTGGATATAAGGCTGTAAAAGAAGATACTGTCAAAGATTTAGACGGTGATAAAAAGCAAAAAGAGCTTCAAAATGAATGGAAAAAATTTATTATAGCTATATTATTTGCCTTGCCTGTTTTCTATATATCCATGGGACATATGATGGGGATGCCTGTACCTAGAATTATAAATCCTGAAAATAATCCTATGAATTTTGCTTTGATACAACTGCTTTTTTCTATTCCTGTAATATTAATAGGAAAACGTTTTTATGTGACAGGAATAAAGCTTCTTTTTAAATTTTCACCAAATATGGACTCACTTATAGCCATGGGAACAGGGGCTGCAATGATTTACAGTCTATACGGGACCTATATGATTAGCAGCGGTAATATAGAATATGTCCATTTTCTATATTATGAATCTGCCGTTGTGATATTGGCTCTTATTATGTTGGGGAAGTATCTGGAAAATGTAAGTAAGGGAAGAACCTCAGAAGCAATAAAAAAGCTTATGGGACTCCAGCCTAAAAAAGCCAGTCTAATAAAAAATGGCGACATTGTGGAAGTTGATATAGAGGATGTAGAAAAAGGAGATATTCTCCTTGTGAAACCGGGTGAAAGTATCCCGGTAGACGGTGAGGTAACAGAGGGAAGTTCTAGTGTAGATGAATCAATGCTTACAGGAGAAAGCATTCCAATGGAAAAAACTCCCGGATCAAAGGTTGTAGGAGCTAGTATAAATAAAAACGGTAGTATAAAGATAAGGGCAACTGCAGTGGGGTCTGATACAGCTTTGGCAAAAATAGTAAAGCTTGTGGAAGATGCCCAGGGGTCAAAGGCTCCTATTGCCAGAATGGCGGATGTCATATCAGGATATTTTGTTCCGGTGGTCATAGGAATAGCAATTGTATCGGCCATTACTTGGTATATTCTCGGAACAACAGGAAAAGTTGTTCTTTCGGAAACACCGGCAATATTTTCTCTCAGTATATTCATAGCGGTACTGGTCATAGCATGTCCCTGTTCTCTAGGGCTCGCTACTCCTACTGCTATAATGGTAGGGACAGGAAAAGGGGCTGAATACGGAATCCTAATAAAAGGGGGCGAAGCTCTGGAAATGACCCACAGAGTAGACACAATAGTTTTTGACAAGACGGGAACTATAACAGAAGGAAAACCAAAACTAACAGATGTCATCAGCTCAGGAGAGCTTTCAGATAATGAGATACTAAAACTGGCGGCTTCGGCAGAACTCCATTCTGAGCATCCTCTAGGAGACGCAATAGTGGAAGGTGCCAAAGAAAAAGGGTTAAAATTTGCAAAGATAGAGAAATTTAATTCTATAACAGGAATGGGAATAGAAGCTTTAGTAGACGAGAAGAATATTCTAGTGGGAAATCAGAAGCTGATGAAGACAAAGGGTATAGAGGTAAATTTCACACCAGAAGAAGATCAGTTATCAAAAGAGGGGAAAACCCTTATGTTAGTGGCAGCAGACGGCAAGTTCCAGGGAGTAGTGGCAGTGGCTGATACTGTGAAAAAGACATCTAAGGAGGCTGTGAAAATCCTAAAAGAGATGGGGATAAAAGTAGCCATGATAACAGGAGACAACGCCCTTACTGCAGAGGCCATAGCAAAAGAGGTGGGGATAGAGATAGTTCTTTCAGAAGTTATGCCAGAAGATAAGTCTATAGAGGTAAAAAGACTTCAGAAAAATGGTGCAAGAGTTGCCATGGTAGGGGATGGAATAAATGATGCACCTGCTCTTGCACAGTCAGATGTGGGAATAGCCGTTGGAAGTGGAACAGATGTAGCAATTGAAAGTGCAGATATTGTTCTTATGAAAAGTGATATTAAAGATGTAGCTTCTGCAATACAGTTAAGTCATGCTACAATAAGAAATATAAAGCAGAATCTTTTCTGGGCATTTGCTTATAACAGCATGGGAATACCTGTAGCTGCAGGAGTTTTATATCTTATCACCGGACATCTTTTGAATCCCATGATAGCTGGTGCAGCAATGGCTATGAGTTCGGTATCTGTTGTAACCAATGCCTTAAGACTTAGATTTTTTAAACCTAAATTTTGA
- the hflC gene encoding protease modulator HflC — translation MKKGINVILILIVIVFASSVFQVSEVQRAVVLRFGKPVGGEINTSGLKFKVPFIDNVVYFDKRLLDYDAEPKDLITKDKKNIVIDNYARWRIIDPLLFLQTVQDEKGAQARLDDIIYSEIRERLGQYTFLDIIAFKRDEIMETVTRESWEKTKKFGIEIVDVRIKRAELPKENEENVYRRMEAERHQQAKKYRAEGQEKALEITSQAEKERTVILAEAYEKSESIKGEGDAEALKIYADAYNRDPEFYKFTRTLSTYDKILSGSGKTKIIMSTESELWKILNEK, via the coding sequence ATGAAAAAGGGAATTAATGTTATTCTAATCCTAATTGTTATTGTTTTTGCATCTTCTGTATTTCAGGTTTCTGAAGTTCAAAGAGCAGTAGTTTTAAGATTTGGTAAACCTGTAGGAGGAGAGATAAATACCTCTGGACTAAAATTTAAAGTTCCTTTTATCGACAATGTTGTATATTTTGATAAAAGACTTTTGGATTATGACGCAGAACCTAAAGACCTCATTACAAAAGACAAAAAAAATATAGTGATAGATAATTATGCCAGATGGAGAATAATTGATCCACTTTTATTTCTTCAGACGGTACAAGATGAAAAAGGAGCCCAGGCGAGACTAGATGATATAATATATTCTGAAATAAGAGAAAGGCTTGGACAGTACACTTTTTTAGATATTATCGCATTCAAACGAGATGAGATAATGGAAACAGTAACACGTGAAAGCTGGGAAAAAACCAAGAAGTTTGGAATAGAAATAGTAGACGTAAGAATAAAAAGAGCAGAACTGCCTAAAGAAAACGAGGAAAATGTCTATAGAAGAATGGAAGCTGAAAGACATCAGCAAGCTAAAAAATATCGTGCAGAAGGTCAGGAAAAAGCCCTTGAAATAACATCTCAAGCAGAGAAAGAGAGAACAGTTATTCTGGCTGAGGCCTATGAAAAATCAGAATCTATAAAAGGTGAAGGGGATGCAGAGGCATTAAAAATATATGCAGATGCCTATAACCGTGACCCTGAATTTTATAAATTCACAAGAACATTATCGACTTATGATAAAATTCTTTCGGGAAGTGGGAAAACGAAAATAATAATGTCTACAGAATCTGAGCTGTGGAAAATATTAAATGAAAAATAA
- a CDS encoding gluconeogenesis factor YvcK family protein: MYIKPKVVVIGGGTGLSVLLRGLKHFPVEITAIVTVADDGGSSGKLRNEFDMPAPGDLRNVMVALSEVEPLVEELLQYRFKGDSSLGGHPLGNLLLTAMVGVTGDLVSAMKGLRKVFDIRGNILPSTCESVTLLAEMEDGEIVVGESMIPKTHKSIERVFFGKNPQPVKEALDAIENADLIVLGIGSLYTSIIPNLLIPEMKESLIKSKAKKVYICNAMQQPGESRGYTVSDHIKAINQHVGGEFLDVVVTDSSEIPECIMEKYNDEGAGRVEVDFENLEKMKIDILEQKLLEISEKGTVRHHPYRLAGAIYSLVEY, encoded by the coding sequence ATGTATATAAAACCAAAAGTTGTCGTAATAGGCGGAGGTACAGGGCTTTCAGTTCTCCTTAGAGGGTTAAAGCATTTCCCTGTAGAGATAACCGCTATAGTAACGGTGGCAGACGATGGAGGAAGCAGCGGTAAATTAAGAAATGAGTTTGATATGCCTGCTCCTGGTGATTTGAGAAATGTGATGGTGGCATTAAGTGAAGTGGAGCCTCTGGTAGAGGAACTTCTTCAGTATAGGTTTAAAGGAGACAGCAGCCTAGGGGGGCATCCTCTTGGCAATCTGCTTCTTACAGCTATGGTGGGAGTTACTGGGGACCTGGTTAGTGCTATGAAGGGTCTCAGAAAAGTATTTGATATCAGAGGTAATATATTGCCATCTACCTGTGAAAGTGTAACACTTTTGGCAGAGATGGAAGACGGAGAAATAGTAGTTGGTGAATCTATGATTCCCAAAACTCATAAGAGCATAGAACGGGTGTTTTTTGGAAAAAATCCACAACCTGTAAAAGAGGCTTTAGATGCAATAGAGAATGCTGATTTGATAGTACTAGGAATAGGAAGTCTTTATACCAGCATAATTCCAAATCTTCTTATACCAGAGATGAAAGAGTCTCTTATAAAATCAAAGGCTAAAAAAGTGTATATATGTAATGCAATGCAGCAGCCTGGAGAAAGCAGAGGTTATACTGTATCAGATCATATAAAAGCAATAAATCAGCATGTTGGTGGAGAATTTTTGGATGTAGTTGTCACCGATTCCAGTGAGATACCTGAATGTATAATGGAAAAATATAATGATGAAGGTGCCGGAAGAGTAGAGGTCGACTTTGAAAATCTAGAAAAAATGAAAATAGATATTTTGGAGCAAAAACTTCTTGAGATAAGTGAAAAAGGTACAGTAAGGCATCATCCTTACAGGTTGGCAGGAGCTATTTACTCACTTGTAGAATATTAA
- a CDS encoding omptin family outer membrane protease, translating into MLMVNTKNKRLALLAAFFMFTVSNSYSMSATSNEVFMVESESKIPVSISISTGVLNGESEEYVYDGSSKLSKLTWDLDNVPVIGIDTSVKFKEKFSLNFSGWTKISESSGNMEDYDWYNGDDNPWTDYSSHNTELDEAYMLDINMSYLLYKENNFSLSGELGFRHDYYKWNAYGGYAIYDSGSVDVDFDDEKNISYDQEFYAPYLGLTFNTKKNKWIISSYIRGSLWAWGEAEDTHYYPGLTYDTGSSSGYLSGSDSITFKDEFENIAYLSLGLNIGYMVMENLIINLSTDFQKYFRETGDDTAYYSDGTTEYYKDSAGTSNYSYTVSIGASYLF; encoded by the coding sequence ATGCTAATGGTAAATACCAAAAACAAAAGGCTGGCTCTGCTGGCAGCTTTTTTTATGTTCACAGTTTCCAACAGCTATTCCATGTCTGCCACTTCAAATGAAGTTTTCATGGTAGAAAGTGAGAGTAAAATACCGGTATCCATTTCCATTTCAACAGGAGTTTTAAACGGTGAGTCAGAGGAGTATGTTTATGATGGTTCAAGTAAATTAAGCAAACTTACCTGGGATTTGGATAATGTTCCTGTAATCGGAATTGATACTTCTGTAAAGTTTAAGGAAAAATTTTCATTAAATTTTTCAGGTTGGACAAAGATTTCTGAGAGTAGTGGAAACATGGAAGACTATGACTGGTATAATGGAGATGACAATCCTTGGACTGATTATTCATCGCACAATACTGAACTTGATGAGGCCTATATGCTAGATATCAACATGAGCTATCTTCTTTATAAGGAAAACAACTTTTCTCTAAGTGGAGAATTGGGTTTTAGACACGACTACTATAAATGGAATGCCTACGGAGGCTATGCTATATATGATAGTGGCAGTGTTGATGTTGATTTTGATGACGAAAAAAACATTTCTTACGATCAAGAATTTTATGCTCCATATTTGGGTTTGACTTTCAACACGAAAAAAAATAAATGGATTATTTCTTCCTATATTAGAGGATCTTTGTGGGCATGGGGAGAAGCTGAAGACACTCACTATTATCCCGGACTTACTTATGATACTGGGTCTTCTTCTGGATATTTATCCGGTAGTGACTCGATAACATTCAAAGATGAATTTGAAAATATAGCCTATCTTTCATTAGGGTTAAATATTGGTTATATGGTTATGGAAAATCTAATTATAAATCTTTCTACAGATTTCCAAAAATATTTCAGAGAAACAGGTGATGATACTGCATATTATTCCGATGGAACTACTGAGTATTATAAGGACAGTGCAGGTACTTCAAACTACTCTTACACTGTGTCTATAGGAGCATCATATCTATTTTAA
- a CDS encoding L-threonylcarbamoyladenylate synthase, whose protein sequence is MKQIVFDLKNMDLPTVAKKVKSGELIIYPTDTVYGVGGIIEKEEALKKIYVAKERTFSSPLIALVSDENIVEKIAYIDKNKEKIEKLMKSFWPGALTIILRKKKNVPSVMVSGGESIGVRMPNHPLALDIIRACGGILATTSANISGEPSPKRFSDVSEEFKKRVDILVDGGACNLGIESTIIDMREKPFILRHGGISKEEIEKIIGKF, encoded by the coding sequence ATGAAACAGATTGTTTTTGATTTGAAAAACATGGATCTTCCTACTGTGGCAAAAAAAGTTAAGTCTGGAGAACTGATTATATATCCTACAGATACAGTTTATGGTGTGGGAGGGATAATCGAAAAAGAAGAGGCACTTAAGAAGATATATGTGGCTAAGGAAAGGACGTTTTCTTCTCCTCTTATAGCTCTTGTAAGTGATGAGAATATTGTAGAAAAGATAGCTTATATTGATAAAAATAAAGAAAAGATTGAAAAACTTATGAAGTCTTTCTGGCCGGGAGCATTAACTATAATTCTTCGTAAAAAAAAGAATGTACCTTCTGTAATGGTATCTGGAGGAGAGAGTATAGGGGTTAGAATGCCAAATCATCCTCTTGCCTTGGATATAATAAGAGCTTGTGGTGGTATATTGGCAACTACAAGTGCTAACATATCTGGAGAACCCAGTCCAAAGAGATTTTCAGATGTAAGTGAAGAATTCAAAAAAAGAGTGGATATACTTGTAGACGGAGGAGCATGTAATCTCGGAATAGAGTCTACTATTATAGATATGAGAGAAAAGCCATTTATTTTGAGGCATGGAGGCATATCAAAAGAAGAGATAGAGAAAATAATAGGAAAATTTTAA
- a CDS encoding sensor histidine kinase, giving the protein MRIRSKIFFLIFSVVLFIMMGFYVITEFYLERFYIDSKKENLKSVAQIISNPEHSLDFEQLERENNVTIYIRQFSNDLFVSSEDLYIKGLENKGILEDVRDGKQVFQKIKIEEPVGEFMILFTPYQHNRFVEIRTPISSIQESVHVANRYYMRIIAYALAFGLIMAFIFSKKITQPILHLKEITKGISNLNFSLKFSSERKDEIGELGNSINRMGDILHETIEDLNIANLELKKDIEKEKKLESLRKEFVASVSHELKTPIALIQGYAQGLMEGIATDEDRNFYCEVIVDESRKMDELVKELLLISQIEAGYLELDIEKINLGKMIRQVMDKYYMEFEKYVIYYPEDDIWALGDWKYIKRVLENLVSNAFKYTPENGKIKVDVGEDGEKYRVKVINTCSDLTEEDLKEIWAPFYRGDKSRSSEGTGLGLAIVKGVLEKHSSNHGAYLENGKVIFWFELDKMI; this is encoded by the coding sequence ATGAGAATAAGAAGTAAGATTTTTTTTCTGATATTCAGTGTGGTTCTCTTTATAATGATGGGTTTTTATGTGATTACAGAATTTTATCTTGAGAGATTTTATATAGACAGTAAAAAAGAAAATCTGAAATCAGTGGCACAGATTATCTCAAATCCAGAACATTCATTAGATTTTGAACAGTTAGAGAGAGAAAACAACGTAACAATATATATAAGGCAGTTTTCCAATGATCTCTTTGTGTCTTCAGAAGACTTGTATATAAAGGGGCTAGAGAACAAAGGGATACTTGAGGATGTAAGGGATGGGAAGCAGGTTTTTCAGAAGATAAAGATTGAAGAGCCTGTAGGTGAATTTATGATTTTATTTACTCCTTATCAGCACAATAGGTTTGTGGAGATAAGAACCCCTATAAGCTCTATACAAGAATCTGTCCATGTGGCAAACAGATACTATATGAGAATTATTGCCTATGCCTTGGCCTTTGGACTTATTATGGCTTTTATATTTTCAAAAAAGATAACCCAGCCCATTCTTCATCTGAAGGAGATAACAAAGGGAATATCAAATCTGAACTTTTCTCTAAAATTTTCATCAGAGAGAAAAGACGAGATAGGTGAACTGGGGAATAGCATAAACAGGATGGGAGATATTCTTCATGAAACTATAGAGGATCTGAATATTGCAAACCTGGAACTAAAAAAAGATATAGAAAAAGAAAAGAAACTGGAAAGTCTGAGAAAAGAGTTTGTTGCTAGTGTGAGTCACGAATTAAAGACCCCTATAGCCTTGATACAAGGATATGCTCAAGGGTTGATGGAAGGCATCGCCACAGATGAGGATAGAAATTTTTACTGTGAGGTCATAGTGGACGAAAGCAGAAAAATGGATGAACTGGTTAAAGAACTTCTTCTGATATCCCAGATAGAGGCTGGATATTTGGAACTGGATATAGAAAAAATAAATCTTGGAAAGATGATAAGACAGGTAATGGATAAGTATTACATGGAATTTGAAAAATACGTTATATATTATCCTGAAGATGACATATGGGCTCTGGGAGACTGGAAATATATAAAAAGGGTCTTGGAAAACCTCGTGAGTAACGCTTTTAAATATACTCCGGAAAATGGAAAGATAAAAGTCGACGTAGGTGAAGACGGGGAAAAATACAGGGTGAAGGTTATTAATACATGCAGTGATCTGACTGAGGAGGACTTGAAGGAAATATGGGCTCCATTTTATAGGGGTGACAAGTCTAGAAGCAGTGAGGGGACAGGCCTTGGTCTGGCCATAGTGAAAGGAGTTTTGGAAAAGCATAGCAGTAATCATGGTGCTTATCTTGAAAATGGTAAAGTTATATTTTGGTTTGAACTTGATAAAATGATATGA
- a CDS encoding metal-sensitive transcriptional regulator, protein MDGKECCQVRNAHHSVEFKKKLNNRLNRIEGQIRGIKRMVDEDVYCDDILNQVASVKSAMDGVAKELLEAHMKSCVADQIREGHDEVIEELFYTIKKLLK, encoded by the coding sequence ATGGATGGAAAAGAATGTTGCCAGGTGAGGAATGCTCATCACTCGGTAGAGTTCAAGAAGAAATTAAATAACCGACTGAACCGTATAGAGGGTCAGATAAGAGGTATAAAGAGAATGGTGGATGAAGATGTATATTGTGATGACATACTGAACCAAGTGGCTTCTGTAAAATCTGCTATGGACGGAGTGGCAAAAGAACTTTTGGAAGCTCATATGAAAAGCTGTGTAGCGGATCAGATACGAGAGGGGCATGATGAGGTTATAGAGGAACTCTTTTATACAATAAAAAAACTTCTCAAGTAA
- a CDS encoding response regulator transcription factor gives MKKILVVEDEWKMRRLIKDYLVKEGYHVDEAGDGMQALEMFQEGGYDLVILDIMLPKMDGWSVCREIRRESMVPVIMLTARSEENDQIFGFELEADEYITKPFNPRLLVARIKAIFRRAGKPDKISRGDIEIDEGSRKVEIKGEAVELTSKEFEMLLYFVQNRGIALSREKILNSVWGWDYFGDVRTVDTHVKRLRKKIGEIYIQTIRGFGYRFEEG, from the coding sequence ATGAAAAAGATACTTGTGGTAGAAGATGAATGGAAGATGCGAAGGCTGATAAAAGATTATCTGGTGAAGGAAGGATATCATGTAGACGAGGCAGGAGACGGGATGCAGGCATTAGAAATGTTTCAGGAAGGTGGATATGATCTCGTAATACTAGATATAATGCTTCCTAAAATGGATGGGTGGAGTGTATGCCGTGAAATAAGAAGAGAGTCTATGGTTCCTGTTATAATGCTGACAGCCCGTAGTGAGGAAAATGATCAGATTTTTGGATTTGAGCTGGAAGCGGATGAATATATAACCAAACCTTTTAATCCTAGACTGCTTGTGGCGAGAATAAAAGCTATATTCAGAAGAGCTGGTAAACCTGATAAAATAAGCCGCGGAGATATAGAGATAGATGAAGGAAGCAGGAAAGTAGAGATAAAAGGCGAGGCGGTGGAGTTAACTTCTAAGGAGTTTGAAATGCTGCTTTATTTTGTTCAGAATAGAGGCATTGCTCTTTCTAGGGAAAAGATACTGAACTCTGTATGGGGATGGGATTATTTTGGAGATGTGAGAACTGTGGACACCCATGTGAAAAGATTGAGAAAAAAAATAGGAGAAATATATATACAAACAATAAGAGGATTTGGCTATCGTTTTGAGGAGGGATAA
- a CDS encoding radical SAM protein has translation MYKYVFGPVPSRRLGVSLGVDLVEAKTCNLNCIYCECGGNSKTFSERGSYVNLEEVKIELKNALKKIKPDYITFSGSGEPTLNSDIGTLITWVKENTDSKVAVITNSTLLHYDEVIEDIIEADVIMPSLDAISEEIFVKVNRPHATLRSEDILEGLVKLSEKFKGKILLEIFIVEGVNDTPEELKLFAEFLKKLGIEAIQLNTLARPGAVDWIQPATFKRLKEIKEYFESFGINGVEIIKKYKNRDQIEKYSPEEEKLILNMLSKRAYSIEELCEMVGGKKKQLYKYLEILEKEKKVEFIYTEGSFFLKKL, from the coding sequence ATGTATAAATATGTATTTGGACCAGTTCCGTCTAGGAGGCTCGGAGTCTCATTGGGAGTTGATCTTGTAGAGGCAAAAACCTGCAACCTCAACTGCATATACTGTGAATGTGGTGGAAACAGCAAAACTTTCAGCGAGAGAGGAAGTTATGTAAATCTTGAAGAGGTCAAGATAGAGCTGAAAAATGCCTTGAAAAAAATAAAACCTGACTATATAACCTTTTCAGGGAGTGGTGAACCAACGCTGAATAGTGACATAGGAACACTTATAACTTGGGTAAAGGAAAATACTGATTCAAAGGTGGCTGTGATAACAAACTCAACCCTTCTTCATTATGATGAAGTTATAGAGGATATAATAGAGGCAGATGTGATAATGCCCTCATTAGATGCTATAAGTGAAGAGATTTTTGTAAAAGTAAACAGACCCCATGCAACTCTTAGGTCAGAGGATATTTTAGAAGGGCTGGTAAAATTATCTGAAAAATTCAAGGGAAAGATACTTTTGGAGATATTTATAGTAGAAGGGGTGAATGATACTCCAGAGGAATTAAAACTTTTTGCTGAGTTTTTGAAAAAACTTGGTATAGAGGCTATACAACTAAATACTCTTGCAAGACCAGGAGCCGTTGATTGGATACAGCCTGCTACCTTTAAAAGACTTAAGGAAATAAAAGAATATTTTGAATCTTTTGGAATAAATGGGGTAGAGATAATAAAAAAATATAAAAATAGAGATCAAATTGAGAAATATTCTCCAGAGGAAGAAAAGTTGATCTTAAACATGCTATCTAAACGAGCTTATTCTATCGAAGAACTTTGTGAGATGGTGGGAGGAAAAAAGAAACAGCTCTATAAATACTTGGAAATATTGGAAAAAGAGAAGAAAGTTGAGTTCATATATACAGAGGGGTCATTTTTTTTAAAAAAACTTTAA
- a CDS encoding DUF1622 domain-containing protein, which produces MMHEFISFINNIIINICQFLATIVIFFGVINSVIIYSKDFFLRKHSFVAMKRSRLEIGNSFSLGLSFLIGASILKTILAPTWTDIGKLAATILIRTFLNYFLLRDIESIFEKPKSDKNQKQDK; this is translated from the coding sequence ATGATGCATGAATTTATAAGTTTTATAAACAATATAATTATAAATATTTGTCAGTTTTTAGCTACAATTGTAATCTTTTTTGGAGTAATAAACTCGGTTATCATATATTCAAAAGATTTTTTTCTTAGAAAGCACAGCTTTGTTGCTATGAAAAGAAGCAGATTGGAAATAGGGAACTCTTTTTCCCTGGGATTATCTTTTCTCATAGGTGCAAGTATACTAAAAACTATATTGGCACCTACTTGGACAGATATAGGTAAGCTTGCAGCGACAATATTGATAAGAACATTTTTAAATTATTTTTTATTGAGAGATATTGAAAGTATTTTTGAAAAACCAAAATCGGATAAAAATCAGAAACAGGACAAATAA